From a single Lacerta agilis isolate rLacAgi1 chromosome 3, rLacAgi1.pri, whole genome shotgun sequence genomic region:
- the LOC117043262 gene encoding fibrinogen-like protein 1 isoform X1 encodes MHPTITNELYKMNVMMIRWLLLLLLLKPFCSPAPRLLERDDCLVENSKLQQKLKTLQDLSQLYALQLKDLQGNNYHRQKSKVFSAMRTTQLDMLLPSRSGSLLVYNQDCAMVFNSGKTESGYYRIRPRADREPFLAFCDMSDGGGWTVIQRRRNGKENFYRNWDDYKEGFGQFQSKGDEYWLGNDKIHDLLLEGENSLKIDLMDWNGERRYAIYDNFQIKNESNNYQMGFGTFSGTAGDALSGGSNFETQWSASLNGMPFSAPDRDNDRFLTGSCAEENKCGWWFNRCHAANLNGQYHKNGKYSGPLDNGVVWSTWRGLWYSLKHTAMKIRPTSFVDGESGDGEAN; translated from the exons ATGCATCCGACTATAACAAATGAG CTCTATAAAATGAATGTGATGATGATTCGgtggctgctgctactactactccTGAAACCCTTTTGTTCTCCTGCACCTCGGCTTCTG GAAAGGGATGACTGCCTGGTAGAAAACAGCAAACTACAGCAGAAGCTAAAAACACTCCAAGATTTATCCCAGCTATATGCACTGCAGCTGAAAGACCTTCAGGGGAACAACTACCACAGACAAAAGAGCAAGGTTTTCTCTGCCATGAGGACCACACAGCTGGACATGCTTTTGCCCTCAAGGAGTGGAAGTCTCTTAGTCTATAACCAAG ATTGCGCAATGGTATTTAACAGCGGAAAGACGGAGAGTGGATACTACCGAATTAGGCCTAGAGCAGACAGAGAACCTTTCCTTGCCTTCTGTGACATGTCAGACGGAGGAGGGTGGACTGTGATCCAACGGCGCAGAAACGGAAAAGAGAATTTCTACAG AAATTGGGATGATTACAAAGAAGGGTTTGGACAGTTCCAGAGCAAGGGTGATGAGTATTGGCTGGGTAATGATAAAATACATGATCTACTACTTGAAG GAGAAAACTCATTGAAAATTGACCTGATGGACTGGAATGGGGAGAGACGATATGCAATTTATGATAATTTCCAGATCAAGAATGAGAGT AACAATTACCAGATGGGCTTCGGCACCTTTTCTGGGACTGCTGGGGATGCTTTGTCTGGAGGGAGCAACTTTGAGACCCAGTGGTCTGCGTCGCTCAATGGGATGCCATTCTCTGCTCCTGACAGGGACAATGACCGGTTCTTAACAGGGAGCTGTGCAGAAGAGAACAAATGTGGCTGGTGGTTTAACAG ATGCCATGCAGCAAATCTCAACGGGCAATATCACAAAAATGGGAAATACTCTGGCCCCTTGGACAACGGAGTGGTTTGGTCAACATGGCGTGGGCTGTGGTATTCCCTGAAACACACAGCCATGAAAATCAGGCCTACGTCCTTTGTGGATGGAGAGAGTGGAGATGGAGAAGCCAACTAA
- the LOC117043262 gene encoding fibrinogen-like protein 1 isoform X2, whose amino-acid sequence MNVMMIRWLLLLLLLKPFCSPAPRLLERDDCLVENSKLQQKLKTLQDLSQLYALQLKDLQGNNYHRQKSKVFSAMRTTQLDMLLPSRSGSLLVYNQDCAMVFNSGKTESGYYRIRPRADREPFLAFCDMSDGGGWTVIQRRRNGKENFYRNWDDYKEGFGQFQSKGDEYWLGNDKIHDLLLEGENSLKIDLMDWNGERRYAIYDNFQIKNESNNYQMGFGTFSGTAGDALSGGSNFETQWSASLNGMPFSAPDRDNDRFLTGSCAEENKCGWWFNRCHAANLNGQYHKNGKYSGPLDNGVVWSTWRGLWYSLKHTAMKIRPTSFVDGESGDGEAN is encoded by the exons ATGAATGTGATGATGATTCGgtggctgctgctactactactccTGAAACCCTTTTGTTCTCCTGCACCTCGGCTTCTG GAAAGGGATGACTGCCTGGTAGAAAACAGCAAACTACAGCAGAAGCTAAAAACACTCCAAGATTTATCCCAGCTATATGCACTGCAGCTGAAAGACCTTCAGGGGAACAACTACCACAGACAAAAGAGCAAGGTTTTCTCTGCCATGAGGACCACACAGCTGGACATGCTTTTGCCCTCAAGGAGTGGAAGTCTCTTAGTCTATAACCAAG ATTGCGCAATGGTATTTAACAGCGGAAAGACGGAGAGTGGATACTACCGAATTAGGCCTAGAGCAGACAGAGAACCTTTCCTTGCCTTCTGTGACATGTCAGACGGAGGAGGGTGGACTGTGATCCAACGGCGCAGAAACGGAAAAGAGAATTTCTACAG AAATTGGGATGATTACAAAGAAGGGTTTGGACAGTTCCAGAGCAAGGGTGATGAGTATTGGCTGGGTAATGATAAAATACATGATCTACTACTTGAAG GAGAAAACTCATTGAAAATTGACCTGATGGACTGGAATGGGGAGAGACGATATGCAATTTATGATAATTTCCAGATCAAGAATGAGAGT AACAATTACCAGATGGGCTTCGGCACCTTTTCTGGGACTGCTGGGGATGCTTTGTCTGGAGGGAGCAACTTTGAGACCCAGTGGTCTGCGTCGCTCAATGGGATGCCATTCTCTGCTCCTGACAGGGACAATGACCGGTTCTTAACAGGGAGCTGTGCAGAAGAGAACAAATGTGGCTGGTGGTTTAACAG ATGCCATGCAGCAAATCTCAACGGGCAATATCACAAAAATGGGAAATACTCTGGCCCCTTGGACAACGGAGTGGTTTGGTCAACATGGCGTGGGCTGTGGTATTCCCTGAAACACACAGCCATGAAAATCAGGCCTACGTCCTTTGTGGATGGAGAGAGTGGAGATGGAGAAGCCAACTAA
- the LOC117044538 gene encoding RISC-loading complex subunit tarbp2-like: MDMKSPVSPQQSESNPVGALQELVVQKGWQLPAYTVTQESGPVHSKEFTMACWVERFIEIGSGTSKKVAKRNAAAKMLVRIRNVPLDLREGSEAKTEEDQLSIVSLSGTKGRVSGCTWDSLRNSVGEKILHLKSHPLGVPNPGFCRLLQELSEEQSFDIRYLDIDEMSSSGLYQCLVELSTQPIVVCHGSAMSRYATYADAACNALQCLKILVGGKRGHTEDLGTWEAPK, from the exons ATGGACATGAAGTCGCCAGTATCACCACAGCAGTCGGAGTCCAACCCGGTTGGTGCCCTGCAG gaGCTGGTGGTGCAGAAGGGTTGGCAGCTCCCTGCATATACTGTCACTCAGGAGTCAGGGCCAGTGCACAGCAAGGAATTCACCATGGCCTGCTGGGTTGAAAGGTTCATTGAAATAG GAAGCGGCACCTCCAAAAAAGTGGCCAAGCGCAACGCTGCAGCCAAGATGCTGGTGCGGATTCGTAACGTGCCTCTGGACCTGCGAGAGGGCAGTGAGGCCAAAACGGAGGAAGACCAGCTCTCTATTGTGAGTCTGAGCG GAACCAAGGGTCGGGTGTCTGGCTGCACCTGGGACTCTCTGCGCAACTCAGTGGGGGAGAAAATTCTGCACCTCAAAAGCCATCCCCTGGGAGTGCCGAATCCTGGGTTCTGTCGCCTCTTGCAAGAGCTGTCTGAAGAACAGAGCTTTGATATTAGATACCTTGACATTG ATGAGATGAGTTCAAGCGGCCTGTACCAGTGCCTGGTGGAGCTCTCGACACAGCCAATCGTGGTGTGCCATGGCTCGGCCATGTCCCGCTATGCCACGTATGCAGATGCTGCCTGCAATGCCCTTCAGTGCCTGAAGATCCTGGTAGGGGGCAAGCGTGGCCACACGGAAGACTTGGGCACCTGGGAAGCCCCAAAATAG
- the LOC117044539 gene encoding RISC-loading complex subunit tarbp2-like, which yields MTKDHGSCKIWGAAGSLILGSSTMDMKSPVSPHQLESNPVGALQELMVQKGWRLPAYTVTQESGPAHSKEFTMACRVERFIEIGSGTSKKLAKRNAAAKMLVRIRNVPLDLREGSEAKTEEDQLSILSLSGTKGRVSGCTWDSLRNSVGEKILHLKSHPLGVPNPGFCSLLQELSEEQSFDIRYLDIGK from the exons atgaccaaggatcatgggagttgcaagATCTGGGGGGCCGCAGGCTCCCTCATCTTAGG AAGTTCCACAATGGACATGAAGTCGCCAGTATCACCACACCAGTTGGAGTCCAACCCGGTTGGTGCCCTGCAG gaGCTGATGGTGCAGAAGGGTTGGCGGCTCCCTGCATATACTGTCACTCAGGAGTCAGGGCCAGCGCACAGCAAGGAATTCACCATGGCCTGCCGGGTTGAAAGGTTCATTGAAAT AGGAAGCGGCACCTCCAAAAAACTGGCCAAGCGCAACGCTGCAGCCAAGATGCTGGTGCGGATTCGTAACGTGCCTCTGGACCTGCGAGAGGGCAGTGAGGCCAAAACAGAGGAAGACCAGCTCTCTATCTTGAGTCTGAGCG GAACCAAGGGTCGGGTGTCGGGCTGCACCTGGGACTCTCTGCGCAACTCAGTGGGGGAGAAGATTCTGCACCTCAAAAGCCATCCCCTGGGAGTGCCGAATCCTGGGTTCTGTAGCCTCTTGCAAGAGCTGTCTGAAGAACAGAGCTTTGATATTAGATACCTTGACATTGGTAAATAA